One window of the Zea mays cultivar B73 chromosome 3, Zm-B73-REFERENCE-NAM-5.0, whole genome shotgun sequence genome contains the following:
- the LOC100277116 gene encoding uncharacterized protein LOC100277116 — protein sequence MESSVGIEKAAAVAVGAGVGGGGGGYGCGGWETPKREECRIPATLPCPAAPRKAVPDFGKRRSPPKNGYFQPPDLEALFALAPRRQAFCA from the coding sequence ATGGAGAGCAGCGTTGGCATAGAGAAGGCCGCAGCGGTGGCGGTTGGTGCAGGTGTGGGCGGGGGAGGTGGAGGGTACGGCTGCGGCGGGTGGGAGACGCCGAAGCGCGAGGAGTGCCGCATCCCGGCGACGCTGCCGTGCCCCGCGGCGCCGAGGAAGGCCGTGCCGGACTTCGGGAAGCGGCGCAGCCCGCCCAAGAACGGCTACTTCCAGCCGCCGGACCTGGAGGCGCTCTTCGCGCTCGCGCCGCGCCGCCAGGCCTTCTGCGCGTGA